A window of Rhododendron vialii isolate Sample 1 chromosome 11a, ASM3025357v1 contains these coding sequences:
- the LOC131307602 gene encoding uncharacterized protein LOC131307602, which yields MSTRGGGRGGRGGRGMTGHGITAHGVTTRSVLTPAVQFSPNNGATTRSAITPVVQSMPNNDPEQNSSAALHISESEQPNESLTLGTPITKQVRGRTKGLALAKIRRRGEKVKLGFSRMLGQPTSDNEDDLTRYTTELGIIVRQFAPLQAKSWKVVPQDAKEMCIAHIREKFDLPEATYVDKAILQSMGKRYCDSRSRLKKKFNKGAVDCPAHIEGADWGYLSNLWQDKVYQEKCDKYKDSRYKPRNHHVAGSKAFYKVKNHLREKNNGVNPDLPETWKKTHYNEKRKCWTDGSETVYKKLKDVQDQAMANGSIPLTDEELSCTVFGPKPGYIRGFGHGPKPSLTKSGQTSRAQLIRDAEEAREETTAAQKKCEEALVKATQARKNTDQLAETIANMQSQLNFLLQQNDRNMPSNDANCSINDGDRLVDEDAMDY from the exons ATGTCTACTAGAGGTGGAGGacgaggaggacgaggaggtcGTGGAATGACAGGTCATGGAATCACTGCTCATGGTGTGACTACAAGATCAGTGCTTACTCCTGCTGTGCAATTTTCGCCAAATAATGGTGCGACTACAAGATCAGCGATTACACCTGTTGTGCAATCTATGCCAAATAATGATCCAGAGCAAAACTCATCTGCCGCTCTACACATATCTGAGTCTGAGCAACCAAATGAATCCTTGACACTTG gtACACCTATAACTAAGCAAGTACGTGGGAGAACTAAAGGTTTAGCGCTAGCTAAAATTCGAAGGCGTGGAGAGAAGGTTAAGTTGGGATTTTCTAGAATGCTAGGACAACCAACGAGTGACAACGAGGATGACTTGACTAGGTACACCACAGAGTTAGGTATTATTGTTCGGCAATTCGCTCCTCTACAGGCCAAAAGCTGGAAGGTGGTGCCCCAAGATGCAAAGGAAATGTGTATTGCACACATTCGT GAAAAATTTGATCTTCCTGAAGCAACTTATGTAGACAAAGCTATACTGCAAAGTATGGGTAAGCGATATTGTGATAGCCGATCCCGCCTCAAGAAGAAGTTCAACAAAGGAGCTGTCGATTGCCCTGCACACATAGAGGGGGCAGATTGGGGATATTTGTCTAACTTATGGCAAGACAAAGTCTATCAG GAAAAATGTGACAAGTACAAGGATAGTCGATATAAGCCTAGGAATCACCATGTTGCTGGATCAAAGGCTTTCTACAAGGTCAAAAATCATTTG agagagaaaaacaatggCGTGAATCCTGACCTTCCTGAGACTTGGAAGAAGACTCATTACAACGAAAAGAGAAAATGTTGGACAGATGGTTCAGAAACTGTATAT aaaaaattaaaagatgtTCAAGATCAAGCGATGGCAAATGGATCTATTCCTTTGACAGATGAGGAGCTCTCATGTACAGTTTTTGGACCTAAACCAGGATACATACGTGGTTTCGGACATGGTCCCAAGCCTAGCTTAACAAAATCTGGCCAAACTTCTCGGGCACAACTTATAAGAGATGCTGAAGAGGCTAGAGAAGAAACTACAGCAGCGCAGAAGAAGTGTGAGGAGGCTCTAGTTAAAGCAACACAAGCTCGTAAAAATACAGATCAACTAGCAGAAACCATAGCTAATATGCAATCCCAATTAAATTTCTTGTTACAGCAAAATGATCGCAACATGCCTTCCAATGATGCTA ATTGCTCAATAAACGATGGTGATCGTTTGGTGGATGAAGATGCAATGGATTACTAG